From a region of the Poecile atricapillus isolate bPoeAtr1 chromosome 4, bPoeAtr1.hap1, whole genome shotgun sequence genome:
- the LYAR gene encoding cell growth-regulating nucleolar protein has product MVVFTCNACGEAVKKAQVEKHVNICRNCQCLSCMDCGKDFWGDDYKEHVKCVSEDQKYGGKGFEAKTSKGDAKQQEWIQKIHEVMKKPNISPKVRNILEQMRVFNNIPRKKVKFQNWIKNSLRINDSNLQDQVWDVFSEATGNISNEKEQDKPQQKEEQESAETGENTKAEENGITEAKTERKKSKRERKEERQKNKKKEKKDLKLGNQAEVKKSKKSKKGKESVEDEFKINGNGNHSEAEEETNVKKRKHKHVEEEPHTKTKRMKTESISEDMETENINDNEENVGTDKGKFNWKGTIKAVLKQAPDNEISIKKLRKKVIAQYYAVAGEQHKTEEEILVIFNKKVKNNPKFRVLKDKVKLVK; this is encoded by the exons ATGGTGGTTTTCACATGCAATGCGTGTGGAGAAGCTGTGAAGAAAGCACAGGTTGAAAAGCATGTGAACATCTGCAGAAACTGTCAGTGCCTGTCTTGCATGGATTGTGGCAAGGATTTCTG GGGTGATGACTATAAGGAACACGTGAAATGTGTAAGTGAAGACCAGAAATATGGTGGGAAAGGCTTTGAAGCCAAAACTAGCAAAGGAGATGCTAAACAGCAGGAGTGGATTCAG aAAATTCATGAAGTAATGAAGAAACCAAACATAAGCCCTAAAGTACGGAACATCCTGGAGCAAATGCGTGTCTTTAATAacattccaagaaaaaaagtaaagtttcAG AATTGGATCAAGAACAGTTTGAGAATTAATGACAGCAATTTGCAAGATCAGGTGTGGGATGTTTTCTCAGAAGCAACCGGAAAC atttcaaatgaaaaagaacAAGACAAACCACAACAGAAGGAAGAGCAAGAGTCTGCAGAAACTGGGGAAAAtacaaaggcagaagaaaatggaattaCAGAGGcaaaaactgagagaaaaaagagtAAGAGAGAACGAAAAGAAGAGagacaaaagaacaaaaagaaggagaaaaaagatctAAAATTAGGAAACCAGGCAGAAgtaaaaaagagtaaaaagtcaaaaaaaggaaaagagagtgtGGAggatgaatttaaaataaatggaaatggcAATCACAGTgaagcagaagaggaaacaaatgTAAAGAAACGCAAACATAAACATGTAGAAG AGGAACCTCATACCAAAACAAAGAGAATGAAAACTGAAAGCATTTCAGAAGACATGGAAACAGAAAACATCAACGACAATGAAGAAAATGTGGGAACAGATAAAG GTAAATTCAACTGGAAGGGAACCATCAAAGCAGTTCTGAAACAGGCTCCAGACAAtgaaatttcaattaaaaaactaagaaaaaag GTGATAGCTCAATATTATGCAGTAGCTGGTGAACAGCACAAAACAGAAGAGGAGATCCTAGTCATATTCAATAAGAAAGTGAAAAACAATCCCAAATTTAGAGTTTTAAAAGACAAAGTGAAACTTGTGAAATAA